CTGGCAGACCGTATATGACGACCGAGGCGTGACTTTGTGCCTGGGGAGTTTTGCCCCCACCGAGCCGCTACCGGTTGAGGCCTACCTACAGATCATCGACTTGGAAGCCGGCGCCAAGCTGCGTCTGGTCAAGGAGTGTGCCGAGCCCTGCATCTCGGATGATCACCCGTACAATACGGAGGTGCAGTTCAATAAACGAACTGCGCAGGGTTGGTTCGACTGGATCGGAGGCAACGTGAGCATTCCGTCGCCCAACTCTCTGTTCAGCGTGGCCAACGCGTCATTCCTTGTTGATACCTCGGCCGACACAACAGCGTTATCGCTCCCCCACATTCACAATATTATCAACGAACCCACGCAAATTGCCGCGTTACCTACCGCTGGCTGGGCGTTTAAGCACAACGATGACTATGCATGGGACGCCCTCAAGCGAGCCTTGATGATCGGCGACGCACGCGCCACCTCGCAGGATGTCTGGATCGAAGAGTTCGCGACCCACTACACGGAGTCCGACCTAATACCTATCTACAGCAACTCTCGCGGGGACGCGACGGTAGGATTCCAGCCCTTGTATGGCGTCGTCGACCCCGAAGCGCGACGCACATTCGTGGGAGTGGTTCCCGGTTCGAAGGTATTTATTCTCTCGACGCGCGCGCAACTCACGTTGGAAGAAGCAAATGGCATCGTCCAGTCCTTTGGGTCGTCGATGGCGATTCAACTCGACGGAGGCGCCAGCACTCAGATGCAATTTGAGACCCCTGACGGACAAAGTGGTGGCATCGAGAGCTCTATTCCGGTATTCCCACGAGAGGTTCCAGACGTGCTCGCTGTCTACCTTGCCCCCTAACGGACTAGGTTGATCTGCCTCTAGGCCCAAAGACGCAAGAGGCATCCGCGCCAGTAGGTCGTCCGACACCGGCAAGTACGGCCGGGCGACCTTCTGGTCGCGCACCGAGGCACGGTGGCGGGTCTAGCGCTTGCCGTCCCGGCCGCTCTCTTCGTGCTGCCGGCCCAGGCAAGTGAGGATGGGGAAGCGGCGGAGAACCGGTTGTTCGTTGCTACCGACCAGTCCGCTGAGAATTGGAACCCGTTCCTGCAGATCTATTTCATTGAGCATCAGTTCCGTCAGGTGCAGTATGAGCCCTTGATTCGCCACAGCGCCGAGGATTACACGGCGACCGAAGGTCTTGCCGAGGAGTGGGCGTTTCCGATGATGGCCTGACCTGGACGTTCACCCTCCGCGAAACGGTGTGGCACGACGAGCAGCCGGTGACCGCTGACGATGTCGAATACACCTATCACATCATCTTGAACGACGAGGTCATCAGCGCACGCAGCGCCGACACCGTTTCAACTTCCCACTCGTAGAGATCCGGCCCTTGGCAAGGCGAAAAACAAGATCCATCGATTTCGGGTCTCTATGGTTCGGGCGCTTGTTGCCTGTTTATGGGCCGAGGAGTATGGCGACGATGCTGGGCTGCCCCGAGCTTTCCGGACCGCTCCGTTTGCGGACGGTTATGCTGCGCTGCCGATTCAGGTATTCGGACTTCTTGCGGACTCCTACAACCGAGCCCCCGAGTGAATTCGTTGACGGTTATAAGACAACTCTGTGTAGTTTGCAACATCTCGACGAGACTCACGAAAACTGACCGCGAGGCACCCTCGGCGCCTCACGGAGGAGCGCCCGCGAAACGGTGTCCCTCGTGAGGCATGAAAATGAGTTGTCGATCGGGTTTCACGCTAAGCTCGTAGCCAGTACGCCAAGCCGTATGCGAATGTGCCGAAGAAGGACAAGGGGGCCGATATCGATGCTGGCGACCGGGGTCGAGCCCGGCACTCTTGTCTGTCACAGCGATGCCGGGTCGCGGTACACCTCGCTGCGGTACACCGAGCTCCTTGCCCTTGAGGGCATCGCGCCCTCCATCGGGACTATCGGCGTCGCCTACGACAACGGCCGACCTCATGGAGTCGATCATCGGCCTGTACAAAACGAGGCCATCGCCATCGACGTCTTCCAAGACTGCCCATTGACGACCCTGGTCGACGTCGAGTACACGACAGCCGGCTATGTCGACCGGTGGAACCACCGCCGCCTGCACAGCACGATCGGACAGATCCTGCCCACTGAACATGAGCAGGCCTACTTACGCTGCCCTCAACCGGGCACCACACCGGTATAGAAGCGGCAGAGAACCCGTGACGGATCATCGTGACTGACATGGCGGTGGCGGAATGGGCCGAGGGAATGCCAGGCAGTCTCAAGGACTCCTCACGCTCAGTCGTTGTCCACTATCACTGCGACCGCACTGCGGGCGACGTCGGCGATGGCTTGATCGACGATGGCATCGGGCGTGGCTGCGTGGTGTTGCCTGAGCACGACGGCGAGCGCGAGTTGGGCGCCGTCGTTGCGGGTCAGGAGGCCGAATTCGCCTCTCCAGGGCGCGAGGGTTCCGGTCTTCGAGATGCGGGTCCATGAATCGTCTGGGAATGCGGCGGCGAACCGGGACTTCGATATCTGTCGCGTCATGAGGTCACTGACTACGCGACACGCGTCGGGTTGTGCGGCTTGCTCACTGGCTAGCAGGCTGCCGAGTTGGACTAGGTCGGCCATGGATGCCCGTGTGGTCCGGTTCAGTTTCAGGTCGGCTGTGTCGGTGGGTGGGTCCCAGTCGGCCGCGGCGGCGGCAGTCTCGGTGAGGTAGCCGAAGTCTTCACCGGCGTTGCGCAGCAGGGTCCGGCATCCCCCCACGACCTGCATTGTCTCCAGTTCGAGAGCACGGGCCCGAGCATGGAGCGCGTCGAGACCGACGTAGGACAGCAACAGGTCGGACGCCGTGTTGTCCGACCATGCCAGTGACAGGTAGAGCAGGTCCACAAGTGAGATCTCGACGGGATGGGCGAACTCGTTCATGCCCAGGCCGCCAACGCTATGCTGCTCCGCGCCGACGGTGACCCTCGCGCTGGGCAGCAACGCCCCGGACGCGAACGCGTCTGCGACCTCCAACGCCACGAGCACCTTGTACATCGAAGCAATCGGAACCACGTCGCGGTCGCGTACGGCGAACGACCCTGGGCTGTCCAGTCGACGGCACGACACGAAGCAGGTGCCCATCTCCTGCGACACCCGTTCGATGGTTTCGCTGGGATTACTCACGAGCGCGCCTCGGACAACATCAGGACAATGGACAACATCAGCGGTTTGGCCCCTTCGGTCGACCAAAGGTCGCCCGACTGCGCCTATTCGCGTCGGGCGACCCACAGATTCAGGGGTGAATGTTCCTTTGGGTCAAAGGAACAGGGGCAATCTCAGTCCTTCACTCAGGGCCGAGGTAGACGGCTAGGACGTCGGGAACCGTTCGGCCAACGTGGCTCCAGATCCCGCCATCCCCCTGCGTGTCGGGGTTGACGTAATACATCTGCGTACTGCCGCCGCCGTCAAGCTGGATACCCGTCAGCGAACCGAACGATCGTATGATGTCCTGCGCATCATTGACGGTGAACCCAACTATGGTGTCGAGGATGTATACCTTCGAACCGTCCGTCCCCGCGAAGGTACGACGCGATGTTCCTGGCCCGCTGACTTCATCCAGCGGCTGGAAGGCGACAGTACCGTCAAAGAATCTCAGACCCGGAACACCATCAACGAACGCCTCCTCGACATCGTCCACATCGTAGTTGGTCGGAAACTCCTTGATAAGGACCTCTTGTGTGGATCCCGTGGGTTGCCCTATCACGAGCGCTCGCTTGGCAGCATCCCACGCGGGATCATCGGTCTCGCACGAAGGATCAACATTGCACCCATAGGCCCAGCCATATGTGGTCTTATGAATGGGAAAGGGAAACCCTGGAATTTCTTGCTGAGTCATCCCGGGAAGGGAAAGCATAGTATCGTCGCTGGATACGTCGGTGAAGTACGAGGCATTGGTCGTGCTGAATAGTCGGGCGGGGTCCAGAACCTGGGTGAGGTCACTGTGGATCCAACCAAACCATTCCTCCGCCGTGCGCTTGTGGAAGAGATTGTCCCCTGCCGGGGGAGCTCCAAGCGTTACAGCCTCCGACACGAGGCGCAGCTTCGCGCCAGCTTCCAAGTCGACGATCTGCAGCAGCACACCAGTATTTGCGCCAACTCTGCCTTGGCACAAGGTTACGCCGCGACCGTCGTACCGGACCGACCACTCTTGGACATTCTCATTGTCCCAATTCGGAGTGCACGGGTCTTCGGCTACGGTCGGCTGACTCGAAGCGGGGATGGCGGCCAGACTGCTGATGGCCAAGAGCAAAGCTGCGACGATGGGGCCGAACCGGCCGACCTTCCTACGAGTCCGCACGGCTACTCCTTCTGTTGGGGTCGATACAGGGCTACGGTGATCGCGCCAGAAGGCAGGACGACCGCATGTGCGGCGACCTATGGTGTCGACGTCGCACTCCTGATCTTTGTAACTAAACTACACCATAGTTCGCCATCGCGGAAGATAGTGACGTTGGTGGCTTTATGCGCCCGGTGGACTGCCTTGACGTCTAGTCCGCCGACTGGGCAGCAAACCCATCTATCGGCGGAATACGACCCGCCGCGCCGCCGTCAACGATCGCCCGCAGCGGTATGCCTTCGTCGAGGGCCGTCCGCGCCTGTTCGAGATCCCATTCGCGTGCGAGCAAGGCGAGGGCGACGCTGCCCTCGTTGTCCGCTGTGGCAAGTGCTGCGGCGATGTCGGCATCTGGCGCACCGGTGATATCTCGTAGCATCTGTGCCAGTCGCTTGCGCAGTTTGGCGTTGTTGGGCTGCATGTACACCATGAGGTTGGAGTACGTCCTACCCAAATGGACCATTGCCAATGTTGAGATCGCGTTTAGCGCCAGTTTCTGCGCGGTGGCTGCGTTGAGTCGCGTAGAGCCGGCAATTGCCTCAGGCCCGGTTGGCAACGTGACATGACAGTCGATCTCGGTCGGGTTTGTGCCGTTGCAGTCAATGAGTGCTGTGAATGCACCCTCAGTCCGCGCCGCGGCGAGAGCAGCCAGGACGTAGGGAGTGCGTCCGCTTGCGCTCACTCCGATCGCCACGTCGTTCGATTGCAGTTGCGAGCCCGCTTCTGCGCCAGCATGGGTGTCGTCCTCGGCGTCTTCCACTGCGCTGGTCAGTGCCGCTTCACCCCCGGCAATATGGGCCTGGAACAGCGTGGGAGAAACGTCGAATGTCGGAGGAATCTCCGCAGCGTCGAGGGCAGCCATGCGACCAG
This genomic interval from Phytoactinopolyspora mesophila contains the following:
- a CDS encoding phosphodiester glycosidase family protein, which translates into the protein MSIRKKAGRLQVIIAAVLLAVGALVLPASAEPVVAQQENPCTPNQSNFLPSWQTVYDDRGVTLCLGSFAPTEPLPVEAYLQIIDLEAGAKLRLVKECAEPCISDDHPYNTEVQFNKRTAQGWFDWIGGNVSIPSPNSLFSVANASFLVDTSADTTALSLPHIHNIINEPTQIAALPTAGWAFKHNDDYAWDALKRALMIGDARATSQDVWIEEFATHYTESDLIPIYSNSRGDATVGFQPLYGVVDPEARRTFVGVVPGSKVFILSTRAQLTLEEANGIVQSFGSSMAIQLDGGASTQMQFETPDGQSGGIESSIPVFPREVPDVLAVYLAP
- a CDS encoding ABC transporter substrate-binding protein, with amino-acid sequence MGVSDDGLTWTFTLRETVWHDEQPVTADDVEYTYHIILNDEVISARSADTVSTSHS
- a CDS encoding serine hydrolase, translated to MSNPSETIERVSQEMGTCFVSCRRLDSPGSFAVRDRDVVPIASMYKVLVALEVADAFASGALLPSARVTVGAEQHSVGGLGMNEFAHPVEISLVDLLYLSLAWSDNTASDLLLSYVGLDALHARARALELETMQVVGGCRTLLRNAGEDFGYLTETAAAAADWDPPTDTADLKLNRTTRASMADLVQLGSLLASEQAAQPDACRVVSDLMTRQISKSRFAAAFPDDSWTRISKTGTLAPWRGEFGLLTRNDGAQLALAVVLRQHHAATPDAIVDQAIADVARSAVAVIVDND
- a CDS encoding phosphodiester glycosidase family protein, which gives rise to MLLQIVDLEAGAKLRLVSEAVTLGAPPAGDNLFHKRTAEEWFGWIHSDLTQVLDPARLFSTTNASYFTDVSSDDTMLSLPGMTQQEIPGFPFPIHKTTYGWAYGCNVDPSCETDDPAWDAAKRALVIGQPTGSTQEVLIKEFPTNYDVDDVEEAFVDGVPGLRFFDGTVAFQPLDEVSGPGTSRRTFAGTDGSKVYILDTIVGFTVNDAQDIIRSFGSLTGIQLDGGGSTQMYYVNPDTQGDGGIWSHVGRTVPDVLAVYLGPE
- a CDS encoding N-acetylmuramic acid 6-phosphate etherase, which produces MTPLSKQEPATIPPRTEDRVEATRDIDRISVEEGLALLAAEFRRAFDAFETSAVKLAPLVEAVVSRTRRGGSVHLFGAGTSGRMAALDAAEIPPTFDVSPTLFQAHIAGGEAALTSAVEDAEDDTHAGAEAGSQLQSNDVAIGVSASGRTPYVLAALAAARTEGAFTALIDCNGTNPTEIDCHVTLPTGPEAIAGSTRLNAATAQKLALNAISTLAMVHLGRTYSNLMVYMQPNNAKLRKRLAQMLRDITGAPDADIAAALATADNEGSVALALLAREWDLEQARTALDEGIPLRAIVDGGAAGRIPPIDGFAAQSAD